From Seriola aureovittata isolate HTS-2021-v1 ecotype China chromosome 16, ASM2101889v1, whole genome shotgun sequence, one genomic window encodes:
- the LOC130184311 gene encoding cathepsin S-like, whose protein sequence is MLRSLLFTILCGFAAAVTSSQLDRHWELWKKMHKKVYSHQIEELGRRRIWEENLEIINVHNLEASLGLHTYELAMNHLGDLTTQEITGMLTGTVVPSDLERSPSKSIRVNTSLPASLDWRDKGLVTEVKMQGSCGSCWAFSAVGALEGQLKKSTGVLMSLSPQNLVDCSTKYGNHGCNGGFMTNAFEYIIKNKGIDSNAAYPYTGKPGHCKYNPQYRAANCSSFGLLPEGNEFELKVALATIGPISVAVDASRPNFVFYRHGVYIDHRCSRDVNHGVLAVGYGNERGHDYWLVKNSWGVNYGDEGYIKMARNRRNQCGIALYACYPIM, encoded by the exons ATGTTACGGAGCCTGCTTTTCACCATTTTGTGTGGCTTTGCAGCGGCCGTTACCAGTTCACAGCTCGATCGACACTGGGAGCTATGGAagaaaatgcataaaaaagtgtATTCACATCAG ATTGAGGAGTTGGGTCGCAGGCGGATATGGGAAGAAAACCTGGAAATTATTAATGTCCATAACCTGGAGGCATCGCTGGGTTTACATACATACGAACTAGCAATGAACCACCTGGGAGACCTG accACTCAGGAGATTACAGGCATGCTGACGGGCACTGTCGTGCCCTCTGACCTGGAGAGGAGTCCTTCCAAGTCCATCAGGGTCAATACTTCTCTACCAGCATCACTGGATTGGAGGGATAAAGGCCTGGTCACTGAAGTCAAAATGCAG GGTTCTTGTGGCTCTTGCTGGGCCTTCAGTGCAGTTGGAGCTCTTGAGGGGCAACTCAAGAAATCTACTGGTGTCCTGATGTCCCTCAGTCCTCAAAATCTGGTGGACTGCTCCACAAAATACGGCAACCACGGGTGCAACGGCGGCTTCATGACAAATGCTTTCGAgtatattattaaaaacaaaggcATTGATTCTAATGCAGCCTACCCTTATACTGGCAAA CCTGGTCACTGCAAGTATAACCCACAGTATCGGGCTGCTAACTGCTCCAGCTTTGGCTTGTTACCGGAGGgaaatgaatttgaattaaaaGTGGCCTTGGCTACCATCGGCCCCATCTCTGTTGCAGTCGATGCTTCCAGGCCAAACTTTGTCTTCTACCGTCATG GTGTGTACATCGACCACAGATGCAGTCGTGACGTGAACCACGGAGTGCTGGCCGTGGGATACGGCAATGAGAGAGGACATGACTACTGGCTGGTCAAAAACAG TTGGGGTGTAAACTACGGAGATGAAGGCTACATCAAGATGGCTCGAAACAGACGCAACCAGTGTGGAATCGCACTCTATGCTTGTTACCCCATcatgtga